A stretch of Rhodoferax potami DNA encodes these proteins:
- a CDS encoding exodeoxyribonuclease III, with product MKLATWNVNSLGVRLPQVLEWLAANPVDVLALQELKLTDDKFPADAFEAIGYHAQWFGQKTYNGVALLTRTPADAVVKNIPGFDDDMSRVITGTVAPEGDTSGTQGIRVIGAYFPNGQEPGSDKFEYKMEWLTALRRWVKDELAAHPNLVLMGDYNITFDEDDVWDPVNLEGTIHCTEEERYHLRALVALGLCDSYRLFPYPPKSFSWWDYRDAGFRRNRGMRIDHILVSQALKPRVTGCVIDKTPRKNERPSDHAPVVVEISPAPAPGSSA from the coding sequence ATGAAACTCGCCACCTGGAACGTCAACTCTTTGGGCGTGCGCCTGCCGCAAGTGCTGGAGTGGCTGGCAGCCAACCCGGTAGATGTGCTTGCCCTGCAAGAGCTCAAGCTGACTGACGACAAATTTCCCGCGGATGCGTTTGAAGCCATCGGCTACCACGCGCAGTGGTTTGGCCAAAAGACCTATAACGGCGTGGCTCTGCTAACGCGGACTCCGGCGGATGCCGTAGTCAAAAACATCCCTGGTTTTGACGACGACATGTCGCGCGTGATCACCGGCACCGTGGCGCCGGAAGGCGACACCTCCGGTACACAGGGGATACGCGTGATTGGCGCTTACTTCCCCAACGGGCAAGAGCCGGGCAGCGACAAGTTTGAGTACAAGATGGAGTGGCTCACCGCCCTGCGCCGCTGGGTGAAGGACGAGCTGGCCGCGCACCCGAACCTGGTGCTGATGGGCGACTACAACATCACTTTTGACGAGGACGATGTGTGGGACCCGGTGAACCTGGAAGGCACCATCCACTGCACCGAGGAAGAGCGCTACCACCTGCGCGCCCTGGTGGCATTGGGCCTGTGCGACAGCTACCGGTTGTTCCCCTACCCGCCCAAAAGCTTCAGTTGGTGGGACTACCGGGATGCGGGCTTTCGCCGCAACCGGGGTATGCGCATTGACCACATTCTGGTGAGCCAGGCGCTCAAACCGCGGGTTACCGGCTGCGTGATTGACAAGACGCCCCGCAAAAATGAGCGCCCCAGCGATCACGCGCCGGTGGTGGTAGAGATCAGCCCAGCCCCAGCTCCTGGATCTTCCGCGTAA
- the ntrC gene encoding nitrogen regulation protein NR(I): MKPIWIVDDDQSIRFVLEKALLREHLPTRSFSNPRDVLTALSTAADDEGPQILVSDIRMPGGSGLDLLEKVKAKHPGLPVIIMTAFSDLDSAVSAFQGGAFEYLPKPFDLPKAVELIRRAVEESQREEVAEERMAESPEMLGQAPAMQDVFRAIGRLSQSNVTVMITGESGSGKELVARALHKHSPRADGPFVAINTAAIPKDLLESELFGHERGAFTGAQTMRRGRFEQADGGTLFLDEIGDMPFELQTRLLRVLSDGHFYRVGGHSAVKSNVRVIAATHQNLEQRVKDGVFREDLFHRLNVIRLRLPALRERKEDVSMLTRHFLQQSAKQLGVEPKRISDSALAWLEGFGFPGNVRQLENICHWLTVMAPAQVIERKDLPPEVNLGRAEAGDSLLAKPVFAATPEAHLKELPLDSHASASLSHEGSEDLSHVLARAAAAQGPLEGWEAELETEAIALLGSGKADVWDTLTRRFESRLILAALANTKGRRIEAAQKLGIGRNTITRKIQELGLG, translated from the coding sequence ATGAAGCCGATTTGGATCGTAGATGATGACCAGTCCATCCGCTTCGTGCTGGAAAAGGCACTGCTGCGTGAGCACCTGCCCACACGCAGCTTTTCCAATCCACGCGATGTACTGACTGCGCTGAGCACCGCAGCAGACGATGAAGGCCCGCAAATCCTGGTCAGCGATATCCGCATGCCCGGTGGCTCCGGCTTGGATCTGCTCGAAAAGGTCAAAGCCAAACACCCCGGCCTGCCCGTCATCATCATGACGGCCTTCTCGGACCTGGACAGCGCGGTCAGTGCTTTCCAGGGCGGCGCTTTTGAATACCTTCCCAAACCCTTCGACCTGCCCAAAGCGGTGGAGCTGATCCGCCGTGCAGTGGAAGAAAGTCAGCGCGAAGAAGTGGCCGAAGAGCGCATGGCCGAGTCCCCCGAAATGCTGGGCCAGGCGCCCGCCATGCAGGACGTGTTCCGTGCCATTGGCCGTTTGAGCCAGAGCAATGTCACGGTGATGATCACCGGCGAATCCGGCTCCGGCAAAGAGCTGGTGGCCCGTGCCTTGCACAAGCATTCCCCGCGCGCGGACGGCCCGTTTGTGGCCATCAACACCGCAGCCATCCCCAAAGACCTGTTGGAGAGCGAACTCTTTGGCCACGAGCGCGGTGCATTTACCGGCGCGCAAACCATGCGCCGCGGTCGCTTCGAGCAGGCCGATGGCGGCACGCTATTTCTGGACGAAATCGGCGACATGCCGTTTGAGCTGCAAACCCGTTTGCTGCGGGTCTTGAGCGACGGCCACTTCTACCGCGTGGGCGGGCACAGTGCCGTCAAATCCAACGTGCGCGTGATTGCGGCTACTCACCAGAACTTGGAGCAGCGCGTCAAAGACGGCGTGTTCCGCGAAGACTTGTTCCACCGCCTGAACGTGATCCGCCTGCGCCTGCCCGCGCTGCGCGAGCGCAAGGAAGACGTGTCTATGCTGACCCGTCACTTTTTGCAGCAAAGCGCCAAGCAGCTTGGGGTGGAGCCCAAGCGTATTTCTGATTCCGCATTGGCCTGGCTGGAGGGCTTTGGCTTTCCCGGCAACGTGCGTCAGCTGGAAAACATTTGCCACTGGCTGACCGTGATGGCGCCGGCCCAGGTGATTGAGCGCAAAGACTTGCCCCCCGAGGTCAATCTGGGGCGTGCGGAAGCCGGCGATTCATTGCTGGCCAAGCCGGTGTTTGCCGCCACGCCCGAGGCGCATCTCAAAGAGTTGCCCCTCGATTCGCACGCCTCGGCGTCTTTGTCGCATGAGGGCAGTGAAGACCTGTCGCACGTATTGGCCCGTGCCGCCGCCGCCCAAGGCCCTTTGGAAGGCTGGGAGGCCGAGCTCGAAACAGAGGCGATTGCGCTACTCGGCTCCGGCAAAGCCGATGTGTGGGACACACTGACCCGGCGTTTTGAGTCCCGCTTGATTCTGGCGGCCTTGGCGAACACCAAAGGCCGTCGTATCGAAGCGGCTCAAAAACTGGGTATCGGCCGCAACACGATTACGCGGAAGATCCAGGAGCTGGGGCTGGGCTGA
- the glnL gene encoding nitrogen regulation protein NR(II), with amino-acid sequence MERFHSFDLLATLVAVVTADASVQFSNAALEDALGISRRTIIGSNFADVFTEPAQLHSALEGALDNAFAALRYDAWLKRAGLESMPVHVIVTRTEASNDIIVEMVPQEQQTRQDREERLAEQAQTNKELIRNLAHEIKNPLGGIRGAAQLLEMEMESPELTEYTQVIIHEADRLQSLVDRLLAPHRRPHLVGDVNIHEVCERVRSLILAEFPKGLRVVRDYDISIPEFRGDREQLIQTVLNIAHNACQALAERIAAGDGCVTFKTRVTRQITFGKQRYRLALELHVIDNGPGVPDSIRDRIFYPLVSGREGGSGLGLTLAQTFVQQHHGLIEVDSVPGRTDFKILIPLP; translated from the coding sequence ATGGAGCGATTCCATTCTTTTGACCTGCTAGCGACCTTGGTGGCAGTGGTCACGGCCGACGCGTCTGTGCAGTTCTCCAATGCGGCACTGGAAGATGCCTTGGGCATTTCGCGCAGGACCATCATCGGCTCCAACTTTGCCGACGTCTTCACCGAGCCTGCACAGCTGCACAGCGCCCTCGAAGGTGCGTTGGACAATGCGTTTGCAGCACTGCGCTACGACGCGTGGCTCAAGCGTGCCGGGCTGGAGTCCATGCCGGTGCACGTCATCGTGACTCGGACGGAGGCATCCAACGACATCATTGTGGAAATGGTGCCCCAGGAGCAGCAGACCCGCCAGGACCGCGAGGAGCGCCTCGCCGAGCAGGCCCAGACTAACAAAGAACTCATCCGCAACCTCGCCCACGAAATCAAAAACCCTTTGGGTGGCATTCGTGGCGCGGCGCAGTTGCTCGAGATGGAGATGGAGTCGCCCGAGCTCACCGAGTACACGCAGGTCATCATCCATGAAGCGGACCGGCTGCAGAGCCTGGTGGACCGCTTGCTGGCACCGCACCGTCGGCCGCACCTGGTGGGCGATGTGAATATCCACGAGGTGTGTGAGCGGGTGCGCTCGCTCATCCTTGCCGAGTTCCCCAAAGGCCTGCGCGTGGTGCGGGACTATGACATCTCCATCCCCGAATTCCGGGGCGACCGCGAGCAGCTCATTCAAACCGTGCTGAACATTGCCCACAATGCCTGCCAGGCGCTGGCAGAGCGCATTGCGGCGGGTGACGGTTGTGTGACATTCAAGACCCGGGTGACACGGCAGATCACCTTTGGCAAACAGCGTTACCGGTTGGCATTGGAATTGCATGTCATCGACAACGGACCTGGCGTGCCAGATTCGATCAGAGACCGCATTTTTTACCCGTTGGTATCGGGCAGGGAAGGTGGTTCCGGACTGGGGCTCACACTGGCGCAAACCTTTGTTCAGCAACACCACGGTTTGATTGAAGTGGACAGCGTGCCGGGCCGTACGGACTTCAAAATCTTGATTCCGTTACCGTAA
- the glnA gene encoding type I glutamate--ammonia ligase, with the protein MAKTVADVMKMVKENEVKFVDFRFTDTRGKQQHTTVPVSHFDEDKFTSGHAFDGSSIAGWKGIEASDMLLMPDPATANIDPFFEETTIIMNCDVVEPADGKSYDRDPRSIAKRAEAYLKASGMGDTAYFGPEPEFFIFDGVRWSTEPNNTFYEIEEYEAPWNTGSKLEGGNRGHRPTVKGGYFPVPPVDSTQDMRAEMSLILESLGIPVEVFHHEVAGAGQNEIGTRFSTLVERADWTMLQKYVIHNVANAYGKTATFMPKPYHGDNGSGMHVHQSVWKDGKNLFAGDGYAGLSDFALYYIGGIIKHARALNAITNPGTNSYKRLVPHFEAPVKLAYSAKNRSASIRIPFVANPKGRRVEARFPDPLMNPYLGFAALLMAGLDGVENKIHPGEAATKDLYHLPPEEDAKVPTVCHSLDQALEHLDKDRAFLTKGGVFTDSMIDAYIDLKMQEVTRYRMSVHPVEYDMYFSL; encoded by the coding sequence ATGGCCAAGACCGTCGCAGATGTGATGAAGATGGTGAAAGAAAACGAAGTCAAGTTTGTTGACTTCCGTTTCACCGATACCCGTGGTAAGCAGCAGCACACCACCGTGCCTGTCTCGCATTTTGATGAAGACAAGTTCACCTCCGGCCACGCGTTCGACGGCTCTTCCATCGCCGGCTGGAAGGGAATCGAAGCTTCCGACATGTTGTTGATGCCCGATCCGGCCACCGCCAACATCGATCCGTTCTTCGAAGAAACCACCATCATCATGAACTGCGACGTGGTGGAGCCTGCTGACGGCAAGTCTTACGACCGCGATCCACGTTCCATCGCCAAGCGCGCTGAAGCCTACTTGAAGGCCTCCGGCATGGGCGACACCGCTTACTTCGGCCCTGAGCCAGAATTCTTCATCTTTGACGGCGTGCGTTGGTCCACAGAACCCAACAACACCTTCTACGAAATCGAAGAGTACGAAGCTCCCTGGAACACTGGTTCCAAGCTCGAAGGCGGCAACCGCGGCCACCGTCCTACTGTCAAGGGCGGCTACTTCCCAGTGCCCCCAGTGGACAGCACGCAAGACATGCGCGCTGAAATGTCTCTGATTCTCGAATCGTTGGGCATTCCAGTTGAAGTGTTCCACCACGAAGTGGCGGGCGCTGGCCAGAACGAAATCGGCACACGCTTCTCCACTCTGGTTGAGCGCGCTGACTGGACCATGTTGCAAAAGTACGTGATCCACAACGTGGCCAACGCCTACGGCAAGACCGCCACTTTCATGCCCAAGCCTTACCACGGCGACAACGGTTCCGGCATGCACGTGCACCAGTCCGTGTGGAAAGACGGCAAGAACCTGTTTGCTGGCGACGGCTATGCAGGTCTGTCTGACTTCGCGCTGTACTACATCGGCGGCATCATCAAGCACGCACGTGCCCTGAACGCCATCACCAACCCTGGCACCAACAGCTACAAGCGTCTGGTTCCTCACTTTGAAGCTCCGGTCAAGTTGGCATATTCCGCCAAGAACCGTTCCGCTTCGATCCGCATTCCTTTTGTGGCGAACCCCAAAGGCCGTCGCGTGGAAGCACGTTTCCCCGATCCATTGATGAACCCTTACCTCGGCTTCGCAGCCTTGTTGATGGCAGGTCTGGACGGCGTGGAAAACAAGATCCATCCCGGCGAAGCCGCCACCAAGGACCTCTACCATCTGCCTCCCGAGGAAGATGCAAAGGTACCAACCGTGTGCCACAGCTTGGATCAAGCCTTGGAGCACTTGGACAAGGACCGCGCGTTCCTGACCAAGGGTGGTGTGTTCACTGACTCCATGATCGATGCCTACATCGACCTGAAGATGCAGGAAGTGACCCGCTACCGCATGTCGGTACACCCTGTCGAATACGACATGTACTTCAGCCTGTAA
- a CDS encoding competence/damage-inducible protein A produces MKFGAIIIGDEILSGKRADKHLAKIIELLGARGIPLAYAHYVGDDPQRITATLSDAFTSGDTVFSFGGIGATPDDHTRQCAALASGKALVLSDAARDLIQERILDVAREQGLPYEPERPDNLHRLQMGMFPEGSALIPNPYNKIPGFSYPGVGQGRVHFVPGFPVMAWPMVEWVLDSQCAQWFQQDVWREQSVIVFGAMESMLTPLMEQLERSHPVKVFSLPSVDHPQYGRHIELGVKGDPAVLAAAYADLMVGLKALDMSLGPELVR; encoded by the coding sequence ATGAAGTTTGGCGCGATCATCATTGGGGATGAAATTCTTTCCGGCAAGCGTGCTGACAAGCACTTAGCCAAAATCATTGAATTGCTGGGTGCCCGTGGCATCCCATTGGCCTACGCGCATTACGTTGGCGATGATCCACAGCGTATTACAGCGACGCTGAGCGACGCATTCACTTCGGGCGACACCGTCTTTTCCTTCGGTGGCATTGGCGCCACGCCCGACGATCACACCCGGCAATGCGCCGCATTGGCGTCGGGCAAAGCCTTGGTGCTCAGTGACGCCGCACGGGATTTGATCCAAGAGCGCATCTTGGACGTTGCCCGGGAGCAAGGCCTGCCCTATGAGCCCGAGCGCCCAGACAATCTGCACCGCTTGCAGATGGGCATGTTCCCGGAGGGCTCCGCTTTGATACCCAATCCGTACAACAAAATTCCGGGTTTCAGTTATCCCGGTGTTGGGCAAGGGCGGGTCCACTTTGTGCCGGGCTTCCCCGTGATGGCCTGGCCGATGGTGGAGTGGGTTCTCGATAGCCAGTGCGCTCAATGGTTTCAGCAGGATGTGTGGCGCGAGCAATCGGTGATTGTCTTTGGTGCCATGGAGTCGATGCTGACCCCACTGATGGAGCAGCTGGAGCGGAGCCATCCGGTCAAGGTCTTCAGCCTGCCGAGCGTGGACCATCCACAATACGGCCGGCACATTGAATTGGGCGTGAAAGGGGATCCCGCTGTGCTGGCAGCCGCATATGCAGACCTGATGGTGGGCCTCAAGGCGCTGGACATGTCATTGGGCCCTGAATTGGTGCGATAA
- a CDS encoding EI24 domain-containing protein, with the protein MNAVLDAFWRSVAYCLHPKVILWSFLPLVLMVGVTAGLGYFYLDSLLSQVNLLLESMDWLQMLWSWLESMGAGKLKTVLVPLLVILVLTPLVVVACLLVVATLMTPMLVRLVAQRRFPLLDKQGSGSFLLSAGWALGSTVAALFALVVSLPLWLIPPLVLVIPPLIWGWLTYRVMAFDALSDFASRAERQELFKRYRLPLLAMGVFAGYLGAAPSLVWSFGFVAVALAPILVPVSIWLYTLLFAFSSLWFTHFGLKALQDLRAEQAIATKVPDTPLNVVDVEIL; encoded by the coding sequence ATGAACGCCGTACTTGATGCTTTCTGGCGTTCCGTGGCCTATTGCCTGCATCCCAAAGTCATCTTGTGGTCGTTTCTGCCACTGGTCTTGATGGTGGGGGTGACGGCCGGGCTGGGGTATTTTTACCTTGACAGCCTGCTGAGCCAAGTGAACCTGCTGTTGGAGTCTATGGACTGGCTGCAAATGCTGTGGTCGTGGCTCGAATCCATGGGCGCCGGAAAGCTCAAGACGGTCTTGGTTCCGCTGCTGGTGATTCTGGTGCTGACGCCGCTCGTCGTAGTCGCCTGCTTATTGGTGGTGGCCACCTTGATGACCCCCATGTTGGTGCGCCTGGTTGCTCAGCGCCGCTTCCCCTTGCTTGACAAGCAAGGCTCCGGCTCTTTTCTGTTGAGCGCCGGATGGGCCCTGGGCTCGACAGTGGCTGCATTGTTTGCCTTGGTGGTGTCGCTGCCACTGTGGTTGATTCCGCCGCTTGTGCTGGTCATTCCACCCTTGATTTGGGGCTGGTTAACTTACCGGGTCATGGCTTTTGATGCGTTGTCCGACTTTGCCTCCCGTGCTGAGCGGCAAGAACTATTCAAACGCTATCGCTTGCCTTTGCTGGCGATGGGCGTATTCGCAGGCTATCTCGGTGCGGCCCCCAGTCTGGTCTGGTCATTCGGGTTTGTCGCGGTCGCTTTGGCCCCCATTTTGGTTCCGGTGTCGATTTGGCTCTACACCCTGTTGTTCGCCTTTTCGTCGCTGTGGTTCACCCATTTCGGTCTGAAGGCCTTGCAAGATTTGCGTGCAGAGCAAGCGATTGCAACCAAGGTACCAGACACACCGCTGAATGTGGTTGACGTGGAGATCTTATGA
- a CDS encoding 16S rRNA pseudouridine(516) synthase: MQLQEILYTQGFGTRRVCAGLVQQGFVQVFMPEQDSAPVTITQAAMEFVAEGLRFRVQGVDWPYAERAYLMLNKPAGTECSQKPSTYPSIYTLLPSPLRLRPQKAAVQGVQAVGRLDQDTTGMLLLTDDGKFIHRMSSPKHHVPKVYEVTVKHPLDEKQVSKLLSGVVLDDDPKPVRAAACEAVSEFHLRMTLTEGKYHQVKRMVAAVSNRVEGLHRSSIGGVSLPADLPPGGWRWLTADEIVAVQTKV; this comes from the coding sequence ATGCAGTTACAGGAAATACTCTATACCCAAGGGTTTGGCACCCGCCGTGTGTGTGCCGGATTGGTTCAGCAGGGCTTTGTGCAGGTTTTTATGCCGGAACAAGACTCAGCGCCCGTCACCATTACGCAAGCAGCTATGGAATTTGTAGCGGAAGGGTTGCGCTTCCGGGTGCAGGGCGTCGACTGGCCCTACGCTGAACGCGCCTATTTGATGCTCAACAAGCCGGCCGGTACCGAGTGCTCGCAAAAGCCCTCGACCTATCCCAGCATTTACACCTTGCTCCCCAGCCCGCTGCGCTTGCGGCCGCAAAAGGCAGCGGTGCAGGGCGTTCAAGCCGTGGGTCGACTGGATCAAGACACCACCGGCATGCTTTTATTGACCGACGATGGCAAATTCATTCACCGGATGAGTTCACCCAAGCACCATGTCCCCAAGGTGTATGAAGTCACGGTCAAGCATCCGCTCGATGAAAAGCAGGTCAGCAAGCTTTTGAGTGGTGTGGTGCTGGATGACGACCCCAAGCCCGTCCGGGCTGCCGCTTGCGAGGCGGTGAGTGAATTCCATCTGCGCATGACCCTCACCGAGGGCAAATACCACCAAGTGAAGCGCATGGTGGCCGCTGTCAGCAATCGGGTGGAGGGCTTGCATCGCTCCAGCATCGGTGGCGTGTCGCTCCCCGCGGACTTGCCCCCCGGCGGCTGGCGTTGGCTCACTGCCGACGAAATCGTGGCAGTGCAAACCAAGGTGTGA
- a CDS encoding DUF3369 domain-containing protein, whose amino-acid sequence MTDDLVFSDEQEAEQTHGHTAKPWQVLVVDDEPAVHEVTKLVMSDFEMDGRRLEFTHCYSAAEARTLLGQRNDIALILLDVVMESEHAGLDLAKYIREDLGNLNVRIVLRTGQPGQAPEEQVIRDYDINDYKEKTDLTRRKLITVFYAGLRAYRDLMRLENARRGLVRSIEAISEVGDSHSLRSFASAVLSQLNHLLDLQGEGLCASRLSAYTANAGHGKLKVLAATDAFSELMLEDEVENLPEVVRTAILQSLGEKVSRHGERYYAGYFRTKAGSESLIYMEFPEPITNQARELLELFSRNVASTYDSLLLREETQNTQRDTIATLSGAIERRGTESARHIERVGELAALLARASGCSDAEIEMIRVASTLHDVGKAGIPDQILGKPGPLSAEEWAVMRTHPTLGHTLLSRSSSRLHAMGAQIAQEHHERWDGSGYPAGLKGNEISLVGRIAALADVLDSLVSASPYKPAWDLHQALDYVFHEQGKHFDPELVQRLQDQVEAVKALYQQP is encoded by the coding sequence ATGACAGATGATTTGGTTTTCAGCGATGAACAAGAGGCAGAGCAGACGCACGGCCACACAGCCAAGCCTTGGCAGGTTCTGGTGGTGGACGATGAACCTGCGGTTCACGAGGTCACCAAGCTGGTCATGTCCGATTTCGAAATGGATGGACGACGGCTGGAGTTCACCCATTGCTACAGCGCCGCCGAAGCCCGCACCTTGCTGGGCCAGCGCAACGATATTGCCCTGATCTTGCTGGATGTGGTGATGGAGTCTGAGCACGCAGGCTTGGACCTCGCCAAATACATTCGCGAGGACTTGGGCAACCTGAATGTGCGCATCGTGCTGCGCACCGGTCAACCCGGCCAGGCCCCCGAAGAACAGGTGATCCGCGATTACGACATCAACGACTACAAAGAAAAAACCGACCTGACCCGTCGCAAGTTGATTACCGTCTTTTACGCGGGCTTAAGGGCTTATCGGGATCTGATGCGACTTGAAAACGCCCGAAGGGGCTTGGTGCGGTCGATAGAAGCCATCAGCGAGGTGGGCGACTCCCACAGTTTGCGCAGCTTCGCATCGGCCGTGCTTTCGCAGTTAAACCACCTTCTGGATCTGCAGGGCGAAGGCCTGTGCGCCAGCCGCTTGTCTGCCTACACCGCCAACGCAGGGCATGGCAAGCTGAAGGTACTCGCAGCAACAGATGCATTTTCGGAGCTGATGCTCGAAGATGAAGTAGAAAACCTGCCAGAAGTCGTAAGAACAGCCATATTGCAGTCGCTGGGCGAAAAAGTGAGCCGCCATGGTGAGCGCTATTACGCGGGCTACTTTCGAACCAAGGCGGGCAGCGAGAGTTTGATTTACATGGAGTTTCCGGAGCCGATTACGAATCAGGCGCGCGAACTGCTCGAACTCTTTTCACGCAATGTGGCCAGCACTTACGACAGCCTGCTGTTGCGGGAAGAAACCCAAAACACCCAACGGGACACGATCGCCACCTTGAGTGGCGCCATCGAGCGCCGGGGCACAGAGAGCGCCCGCCACATAGAGCGCGTGGGGGAACTGGCGGCTCTGCTCGCCCGCGCCAGTGGTTGCAGCGATGCGGAGATCGAGATGATCCGGGTAGCGTCCACCTTGCACGACGTGGGCAAAGCGGGCATCCCCGATCAGATTTTGGGCAAACCCGGCCCGCTTTCGGCAGAGGAATGGGCGGTCATGCGCACGCATCCGACCTTGGGGCACACCTTGCTATCCCGATCGAGCTCACGCTTGCATGCCATGGGAGCCCAAATCGCCCAAGAACACCATGAGCGTTGGGATGGAAGCGGCTACCCGGCCGGCTTAAAGGGAAACGAGATCAGCCTGGTGGGCCGGATTGCAGCCTTGGCCGATGTGTTGGACTCGCTCGTATCTGCCAGCCCCTACAAACCGGCCTGGGATCTCCATCAGGCTTTGGACTATGTGTTCCACGAACAAGGCAAACACTTCGATCCGGAATTGGTGCAGCGGCTCCAAGACCAGGTGGAAGCCGTCAAAGCGCTTTACCAGCAGCCCTGA
- a CDS encoding cryptochrome/photolyase family protein → MMQNTEVTHTVRLILGDQLNPLHSWFSDVDPQTLYLMMEMRQETDYVRHHAQKVIAIFAAMRAFATALRERGHRVHYLQINEADSKLPMAESLDAVMARTGASVLEYQEPDEWRLDALLKEHMAQAEASGSYSGRMVASEHFYTERHQAQSMFKPGSRWLMETFYRQMRKRHAVLLDAKREPEGGQWNFDSENRKAWKGVPPEPEDFRPQHDHTLLWAQIQRAGVQTFGNPSAQSFRWPLDRAEALAQLETFATDVLPYFGDFQDALSGKARRLFHSLLSFALNTKMLSPQEVVERAARAWRDGGVPLPAAEGFIRQILGWREYVRGVYWAAMPGYEAHNFFDHQADLPDWFWTGKTHMACVSSAITQSLDMAHAHHIQRLMVIGNFALLAGLNPNALHQWYLGIYIDAFEWVELPNTVGMSQFADGGGLATKPYVSSAAYLDRMGDHCAGCRYDKKQKTTADACPFNALYWEFYDRHTRLLSHNPRIGMAYRQLEKMQPGAKEALFDKARSLRANLNAL, encoded by the coding sequence ATGATGCAAAACACTGAAGTGACACATACCGTCCGGCTGATTTTGGGCGACCAGCTCAACCCCTTGCACAGTTGGTTTTCTGACGTCGACCCCCAAACGCTCTATCTGATGATGGAGATGCGCCAAGAGACCGACTATGTGCGCCACCATGCCCAAAAGGTGATCGCCATTTTTGCGGCTATGCGGGCGTTCGCGACTGCATTGCGGGAGCGCGGTCACCGGGTGCACTATCTCCAGATTAATGAGGCCGACAGTAAGTTGCCGATGGCAGAGAGTCTCGATGCAGTGATGGCCCGCACAGGTGCGTCTGTGCTCGAGTACCAGGAGCCGGATGAGTGGCGATTAGATGCTCTGCTCAAGGAGCACATGGCGCAAGCCGAGGCGTCTGGCAGCTATTCCGGGCGCATGGTCGCTAGCGAGCATTTTTATACCGAGCGTCATCAAGCGCAGTCCATGTTCAAGCCAGGCAGCCGTTGGCTGATGGAGACTTTTTATCGGCAAATGCGCAAACGCCATGCAGTCTTGTTGGACGCGAAACGGGAGCCCGAAGGTGGCCAGTGGAACTTTGACAGCGAAAACCGAAAGGCGTGGAAAGGCGTTCCTCCTGAGCCTGAAGACTTCCGGCCACAGCACGATCACACCTTGCTTTGGGCGCAAATTCAACGAGCGGGGGTGCAAACATTTGGTAACCCGTCGGCCCAGAGTTTCCGTTGGCCGCTAGACCGCGCAGAGGCGCTGGCGCAGTTAGAAACTTTTGCTACAGATGTGCTCCCGTACTTTGGCGATTTTCAAGATGCACTCAGCGGAAAAGCGCGGCGGCTGTTTCATTCGCTGCTCTCATTCGCTTTGAATACCAAAATGCTGTCGCCACAAGAGGTCGTCGAGCGAGCTGCTCGTGCCTGGCGCGACGGCGGGGTTCCCTTGCCTGCGGCAGAGGGTTTCATACGCCAGATCTTGGGTTGGCGCGAGTATGTCCGTGGGGTGTATTGGGCAGCGATGCCCGGCTATGAGGCGCACAACTTCTTTGATCATCAAGCGGACTTGCCTGACTGGTTCTGGACAGGCAAGACCCATATGGCGTGTGTGTCTTCGGCTATCACCCAATCCTTGGACATGGCACACGCCCACCATATCCAGCGTTTGATGGTGATTGGTAATTTCGCGTTGCTGGCCGGTCTTAATCCCAACGCCTTGCACCAGTGGTACCTGGGCATTTATATCGATGCCTTTGAATGGGTGGAACTGCCCAACACGGTAGGCATGAGCCAGTTTGCGGATGGCGGCGGACTGGCCACCAAACCCTATGTATCCAGCGCTGCGTATCTCGACCGCATGGGCGATCATTGCGCCGGTTGTCGCTACGACAAAAAGCAAAAAACCACGGCTGACGCGTGTCCGTTCAATGCCTTGTACTGGGAGTTCTACGACCGGCACACTCGATTGCTGAGCCACAACCCACGCATCGGGATGGCTTATCGGCAGCTCGAGAAAATGCAACCTGGGGCGAAAGAGGCGCTCTTCGACAAAGCCCGGAGTCTGCGCGCCAACTTGAATGCGTTGTAG